The Helicobacter canis genomic sequence GCCATAAAATCTGGATTCTGGTGTGATGTGCAAGGGCGCGATAAGCTCTAGGATTTGTGCTTCTTTGTCTCTGTTGATGACTTGCTCTGTGTGTAGCCCCGGGATTCGTATCACTTGGGCGGTGTTTTGGAAGTGTATTAGGTAGTTGGTATTGGTGATACCAGCAAGTCGCGTGGCTCTGCCATCATCGGCGCATTGGCAGGCGATCTCCTCTGGGGTTAGCAAGGCGTGGTAGAGTGCGTCACTAAAGCTATCGATTTCTGTGTAGAGATCATCGTGGCAAAAGGCGTAGTAGTTGATTGCCCCTAGTGTATCTAGCACCGCTTGCTCCCAATAGTCATCTTTGTGGCATTGCTGCAACGCGTGAGTAAAAATACCTATATCGCGCTCATTATCAAAATACGCGATCCCATCGCCATAGCCCTCTTTAGCATTTGTATCTATATCTAGGATTTTGTAGTTTTCATCAGTGATATAGCCCCACGCGGTGGTGTTTGGGGGGATTTTTTGCGCTAGGAATTGACAGGCGTTTTTCTTAAACAAGTGGCAAAATCCTTGCGTGATGTAGAGATCGCCATTTAGGATAATGCTCCCCTTGCATATATAGTCTTTGGCAAAGAGCAGGGACTGAGAGCTGTTGCATAGCTCATAGTCTGGGAAGACAAGCTGTGTCAAGCCCTGTGCTTTTGCTATGGGGGCAAAAAGCTCGTGTTTATAGCCGCTTACTAGGATAATGTCTTTTACACCGCTTTGTCTTAGGTGCATAATCATATTTTCTAGCAGACTCACACCTCGGATCTCTAAAAGTGGCTTTGGCTTGGTGAGTGTCATAGGCTTTAAGCGCGTGCCTTTGCCAGCTGCTAGGATTATGGCTCTCATCGCTCGCGCTTTTTTGGAGTATGGGAGTGAAAAGTGGATTCTAGGCTTGTGGGGCTAGAATCCACTTTTTGCCAATTATGCGGATTATACATATCGCCTCTAACTTTATGGAAATTATAGAGGATAAAGGCATTAGGCTTATGGTCTTCAAATCGCCAGCCTTGTGTGCTAAATGTGATGATCTCTCTATCATTTGGGTAATGCTCTAAAATATTTGGGGCGACATTTGGGCAGCCTTGCTTAAGATTGGCGCAAAAAATCGTAGGAATATCATAATTAGCAATGAGCCTAGAGTCTTGTGCCATAGCTCCCTTGGCATTAAAAGGTTTATAAAAAAGCGGGATATGGTGCTTGCTTTTAGCGGGGAGAAAGGTTTTTTGCGCGCCGTGATCGGCTGTGATGAAAATCTCTGTATTATCATATACGCCTAGCTCTTTTAG encodes the following:
- a CDS encoding sugar phosphate nucleotidyltransferase, which produces MRAIILAAGKGTRLKPMTLTKPKPLLEIRGVSLLENMIMHLRQSGVKDIILVSGYKHELFAPIAKAQGLTQLVFPDYELCNSSQSLLFAKDYICKGSIILNGDLYITQGFCHLFKKNACQFLAQKIPPNTTAWGYITDENYKILDIDTNAKEGYGDGIAYFDNERDIGIFTHALQQCHKDDYWEQAVLDTLGAINYYAFCHDDLYTEIDSFSDALYHALLTPEEIACQCADDGRATRLAGITNTNYLIHFQNTAQVIRIPGLHTEQVINRDKEAQILELIAPLHITPESRFYGSGIKMSDYLSDHKPLDFAQISDEILEQIASKLLALHSIKHTAYPHFEPILLCDEIAKYQALAHIKLTTPQEHKRLMTIAKTLDKRELVLCHRDLQLPNILYNASNGELLLIDFEYAGFSCIEWELGNLAAELELSQSQILALLHHYNASAKRIITYTDVLYGKLMANYIWALWGWVYHRIDLGRMYLARFSHNLAELESLESTFEKTP